A genomic stretch from Chitinophaga agri includes:
- a CDS encoding TauD/TfdA family dioxygenase, translating into MELTEIVRQDTLPIFLQLNNQGTTEEFVAWFRENETDFTQKLQKAGAVLIRGLDVNSASRFQQLMQSLFPSTRNFLDGNSSRGKYTKNVYNASEYDASSIIQLHTEFSYSNIWPEIICFCCEIRADEGGQTTVGDCRKVLELLDPAIVEEFSKKGITYIRNLHGGGGLGPSWMEAFESDDKNFVQKYCDENNIIISWNKDNSLKLVQTRPAIRKHPHTQEDLWFNQVDQFYPQIYGEEVYDTLLALAGNNPEALPMYARYGDGSEIQKAYIEQIIEVLHKITVPVEWETGDLLVVDNMLALHGRLPYKGKRKILVSMA; encoded by the coding sequence ATGGAACTCACAGAAATCGTAAGGCAAGATACTTTGCCAATATTCCTGCAGTTAAATAACCAGGGCACAACAGAAGAATTTGTTGCCTGGTTCAGGGAAAATGAAACTGATTTTACCCAAAAACTGCAGAAGGCCGGCGCCGTACTTATCCGCGGCCTTGACGTTAACTCTGCATCCAGGTTTCAGCAACTGATGCAATCCCTGTTCCCCAGTACACGTAATTTCCTGGATGGTAATTCCAGCAGGGGCAAGTATACAAAGAATGTATATAATGCCTCTGAGTATGATGCTTCATCTATCATACAGCTGCATACCGAATTTTCCTATTCTAATATCTGGCCGGAGATCATCTGTTTCTGTTGCGAGATCAGGGCTGATGAAGGTGGACAGACTACTGTAGGAGACTGCCGTAAAGTACTCGAACTGCTGGATCCGGCTATTGTTGAAGAGTTCTCAAAGAAGGGGATTACCTATATCCGGAACCTGCATGGTGGTGGCGGCCTGGGACCAAGCTGGATGGAAGCCTTCGAGTCAGACGATAAAAACTTCGTTCAGAAGTATTGTGATGAAAACAATATCATCATAAGTTGGAACAAAGACAATTCCCTTAAGCTGGTACAAACACGCCCGGCAATAAGAAAACATCCCCATACACAGGAGGACCTGTGGTTTAATCAGGTAGATCAGTTCTATCCGCAGATATATGGAGAAGAAGTATATGATACTTTGCTGGCGCTGGCAGGGAATAATCCGGAAGCACTGCCTATGTATGCGAGATACGGTGACGGATCAGAAATTCAGAAAGCATATATAGAACAGATCATTGAAGTACTGCACAAGATCACTGTACCAGTGGAATGGGAAACTGGTGATCTGCTGGTTGTGGATAATATGCTTGCGCTGCATGGACGGCTTCCTTATAAAGGCAAAAGAAAAATACTTGTGTCAATGGCATAG
- a CDS encoding KamA family radical SAM protein — protein MAAKYKSYSIGNIHNIPGINVLEDSMIEDIKLVAEIYPFKTNNYVLENLIDWDNFVNDPIFRLNFPAREMLTNEDFEQLRLGRERMSVDEYQQLINDIRVGLNPHPAGQSSFNIPFDNGVKLEGIQHKYKTTVLFFPSHNQTCHAYCTFCFRWPQFVSGLNMKIQAKETEPLINYLKANKCITDVLITGGDPMVMNSRILESYIDTLLEVDSIETIRIGTKSLSFWPHKFVDEEDADKLLAVLKKVVDAGKHLAIMAHFNHGVELSSSLVATAILNLKKIGAEIRTQGPLLKSINNSSNVWADMWKKQVQLGCVPYYMFLPRDTGAQHYFAETLPNALKIYREAIQQVSGLARTARGPVMSVVTGKVEVLDIKNDVYYLRYLQHRSPEETYKIFLGKSKVEAPTWFSDLEYINEEDAHLFI, from the coding sequence ATGGCTGCTAAATATAAATCATACAGTATTGGTAACATTCATAATATTCCGGGAATAAATGTACTGGAGGATAGTATGATCGAGGATATTAAACTTGTGGCCGAAATATATCCTTTTAAGACAAATAATTATGTGCTTGAAAATCTGATAGACTGGGACAATTTTGTGAATGATCCCATTTTCAGACTGAATTTTCCTGCACGTGAAATGTTGACGAACGAGGATTTTGAGCAGCTCAGGTTAGGCCGTGAGCGTATGTCCGTTGATGAATATCAGCAATTGATAAATGATATCAGGGTGGGGTTGAATCCGCATCCCGCGGGTCAGTCCTCATTCAATATCCCTTTTGATAATGGTGTTAAACTGGAAGGAATACAGCATAAGTATAAAACGACTGTTCTTTTCTTTCCCAGTCATAATCAAACATGTCATGCTTATTGTACCTTTTGTTTCAGGTGGCCTCAGTTCGTATCTGGCCTGAATATGAAGATACAGGCGAAGGAAACGGAACCACTGATTAATTACCTGAAAGCAAACAAATGTATCACCGATGTGCTGATCACCGGTGGTGATCCAATGGTCATGAACTCCAGAATACTGGAATCTTACATCGATACATTGCTTGAAGTTGATAGTATTGAAACGATCCGGATAGGTACAAAGTCATTAAGTTTCTGGCCGCATAAGTTTGTTGATGAAGAAGATGCCGATAAGCTGCTGGCTGTCTTAAAGAAGGTAGTGGATGCAGGCAAACACCTGGCTATTATGGCCCACTTTAATCATGGTGTAGAACTTAGTTCCTCGCTGGTGGCAACAGCTATTCTTAACCTCAAAAAGATAGGTGCCGAAATAAGAACGCAGGGGCCATTATTAAAATCCATTAATAATTCGTCCAATGTCTGGGCTGATATGTGGAAGAAACAGGTGCAACTGGGTTGTGTGCCCTATTACATGTTTTTACCACGGGATACCGGCGCCCAGCATTATTTTGCCGAAACGCTGCCTAATGCACTGAAGATCTACCGCGAAGCTATTCAGCAGGTAAGTGGACTGGCACGCACAGCAAGAGGTCCGGTAATGTCGGTGGTGACCGGTAAGGTAGAGGTGCTCGATATTAAGAACGATGTCTATTATCTCCGGTATTTGCAACATCGATCCCCGGAAGAGACGTACAAAATATTTTTGGGTAAGAGCAAAGTGGAAGCACCGACCTGGTTTAGTGACCTGGAATACATAAATGAAGAAGATGCTCATTTATTTATTTAA
- a CDS encoding thioesterase II family protein → MAKKQIFLMHYAGGDCYSYRFLTPFLHDTEVHTLELSGRGRRINEPLQSNFKDVIEDTLKQIRKLLSAPSVTLYGHSLGGLLAFNVAAALEKEYKGSMKLVISGNAGPFVTRETSWHTLSSENLISKLRTLGGTPDVILDDPGMFGFYELIIRSDFRVAHEMASWGQEKINTPIYCLMGSQEEHAGRIDNWANYTTGNFRYQLVPGGHFFIYNYPKLIAQHLLSDQV, encoded by the coding sequence ATGGCAAAGAAGCAGATATTTCTGATGCATTATGCAGGTGGAGATTGCTATTCATACAGGTTTCTTACGCCCTTTCTCCATGATACGGAAGTACATACGCTGGAGCTGAGTGGTCGTGGAAGGAGAATTAATGAGCCGTTACAAAGTAATTTCAAAGACGTGATAGAAGATACCCTGAAGCAGATCAGAAAACTGTTATCTGCTCCTTCAGTCACCTTATACGGGCACAGCCTTGGAGGGCTGCTGGCTTTTAATGTGGCAGCCGCTTTGGAAAAAGAATACAAGGGTAGCATGAAACTAGTCATTAGTGGAAACGCCGGTCCCTTCGTCACACGGGAAACGAGCTGGCATACGCTTTCATCAGAAAACCTGATCAGCAAGCTCCGGACATTGGGAGGAACGCCTGACGTTATCCTGGACGATCCCGGGATGTTTGGATTCTATGAGCTCATTATCAGGTCTGATTTCAGGGTTGCTCATGAAATGGCAAGCTGGGGGCAGGAGAAGATCAATACACCCATATATTGCCTGATGGGAAGCCAGGAAGAACATGCCGGAAGGATAGATAACTGGGCAAACTATACAACTGGCAACTTCAGGTACCAGTTGGTGCCCGGGGGGCATTTTTTCATTTACAACTATCCGAAACTTATTGCCCAACATCTGCTCTCAGATCAGGTATGA
- a CDS encoding MBL fold metallo-hydrolase gives MMKDKKLYLKPNVVIEPLIDRWYAWTHLISPAPAAMNILKRHMEIMNSYLAAPEFHADAVLNPKLRGGPFMDLKGGRLEEVEGLLKNIHERYPDLIAFAKAIKELDEMLLQEAKGFGLEETYRKVPELLKGYVELHYDRHNNPGFRFFESLLYKSPFYKKEMQSIALWITRNDERPFCLSTPRLDEADVLHLNIPFDHTGIDELAKMKKAPQSLDYIRALLGIADTDMPLFETFFTEEAPAPYNRYTGKKIRMRYFGHACILIETDTVNILIDPLVSYYGYYSSLDHFSDLDLPEVIDFVLITHNHQDHILFETLLPLRHRIKNIIVPASSTGKLEDPDLKLMFNTIGFNNVIGLKEMESIQISDTVITGLPFTGEHSDLNILTKACYLVEVSGFKLMFLADSRIIEPALYKHIRRETGDVDVMFLGMECDGAPLSWLYGPLLTRPVTREQDFSRRLAGSDCGKGVSLIEIFEPKEVYVYAMGQEPWVEFISSIKYDANSNPIVQANKLLDYCKEKEIIAELLYGEKELLYNRKTPAFY, from the coding sequence ATGATGAAAGATAAAAAACTTTATCTCAAGCCGAACGTAGTTATTGAACCACTTATAGATCGCTGGTATGCCTGGACGCATCTTATATCTCCCGCTCCCGCAGCGATGAATATCCTGAAACGTCACATGGAGATCATGAATTCCTACCTGGCAGCACCGGAGTTTCATGCTGATGCGGTCCTGAACCCCAAACTGCGGGGTGGTCCCTTTATGGATCTGAAGGGTGGCAGACTGGAAGAAGTGGAAGGTCTGCTTAAAAATATCCATGAACGTTATCCTGATCTGATCGCATTTGCGAAGGCAATCAAAGAGCTGGACGAAATGTTACTGCAGGAGGCAAAAGGGTTCGGCCTGGAAGAAACCTATCGTAAAGTGCCTGAGCTGTTGAAAGGATATGTTGAATTGCATTACGACAGGCATAATAATCCCGGCTTCCGTTTCTTTGAGTCCTTATTGTATAAGAGTCCTTTTTATAAGAAGGAAATGCAGAGCATTGCACTGTGGATCACGCGGAACGACGAGCGCCCCTTTTGCCTGAGCACACCCCGCCTGGATGAAGCGGATGTCCTTCATCTGAATATACCTTTTGATCATACCGGTATCGATGAACTGGCAAAAATGAAAAAAGCACCACAGTCCCTTGATTATATCAGGGCATTGTTAGGGATCGCAGATACCGATATGCCACTATTTGAGACTTTCTTTACAGAAGAGGCTCCGGCTCCTTACAACCGCTATACAGGTAAGAAGATCCGCATGCGTTACTTCGGACACGCTTGCATCCTCATAGAAACAGATACTGTTAATATCCTGATCGATCCCCTGGTCAGCTATTACGGTTATTACTCTTCACTCGATCATTTTTCAGATCTTGATCTGCCCGAAGTAATAGACTTTGTGCTCATCACACATAATCATCAGGACCATATCCTGTTTGAGACACTACTGCCTTTACGGCACCGGATAAAAAATATCATTGTTCCCGCTTCCAGTACGGGGAAGCTCGAAGATCCTGACCTGAAACTGATGTTCAATACTATTGGTTTCAATAATGTGATCGGATTGAAGGAAATGGAAAGTATTCAAATATCCGATACGGTGATCACCGGCTTACCATTTACAGGCGAACATAGTGATTTGAATATCCTTACCAAGGCCTGTTACCTTGTCGAAGTAAGTGGTTTTAAACTGATGTTTCTGGCAGATTCCAGGATCATTGAACCAGCGCTGTATAAACATATCAGGCGGGAAACAGGTGATGTGGATGTCATGTTCCTGGGTATGGAGTGCGATGGTGCACCCTTGTCCTGGTTATACGGCCCGTTACTCACACGCCCGGTGACCAGGGAGCAGGATTTTAGCCGCCGCCTGGCCGGTTCTGATTGCGGTAAAGGGGTATCGCTTATTGAGATATTTGAGCCCAAAGAGGTGTATGTATACGCCATGGGCCAGGAACCATGGGTTGAGTTTATCAGTAGTATTAAATACGACGCCAATTCAAACCCCATTGTCCAGGCTAACAAGTTGTTAGATTATTGTAAGGAAAAGGAGATCATCGCAGAGTTACTCTACGGTGAGAAAGAACTCCTCTATAACCGGAAGACGCCTGCTTTTTACTAG
- the ung gene encoding uracil-DNA glycosylase has product MEVKIEPTWKEVLKDEFHKAYFEQIVMALKHERAVGSTVYPPGNLIFNAFDKTPFDKVKVVLLGQDPYHGAGQAHGLCFSVQDGIKPPPSLVNIYKEMKEDLGLPIPQSGNLTKWAEHGVLMLNAMLTVRANEPASHSKIGWGDFTDSVIKKVSDLKENVVFILWGKFAQDKQVLVDATKHHILKAAHPSPFSADKGFFGCKHFSKTNELLVKSGIEPVDWRL; this is encoded by the coding sequence ATGGAGGTTAAGATTGAACCGACCTGGAAGGAAGTCCTGAAAGACGAATTTCATAAAGCCTATTTCGAACAGATCGTCATGGCCCTCAAGCATGAACGCGCTGTAGGGAGCACCGTTTATCCTCCCGGAAACCTGATTTTCAATGCGTTTGACAAAACCCCCTTTGACAAGGTAAAGGTAGTTTTACTGGGACAGGACCCTTACCATGGCGCTGGCCAGGCACACGGATTATGTTTTTCTGTGCAGGATGGTATTAAACCGCCCCCGTCCCTGGTGAATATTTACAAGGAAATGAAAGAAGACCTGGGACTACCCATCCCGCAAAGTGGCAACCTGACCAAATGGGCAGAACATGGGGTACTGATGCTCAATGCCATGCTGACCGTCCGTGCCAACGAACCCGCTTCCCACAGCAAAATAGGCTGGGGAGATTTTACGGACTCCGTGATCAAAAAGGTTTCCGACCTGAAAGAAAACGTGGTTTTCATCCTCTGGGGAAAGTTTGCACAGGACAAACAGGTCCTGGTCGACGCTACCAAACACCACATCCTGAAAGCGGCACACCCGTCACCTTTTAGTGCGGACAAAGGCTTCTTCGGATGTAAACACTTCTCCAAGACCAACGAACTGCTCGTTAAATCAGGTATAGAGCCTGTAGACTGGCGTTTATAG
- a CDS encoding efflux RND transporter periplasmic adaptor subunit: MHKYLFISTLLLAACGSQQTSKEPAATEAVPENTDSSMVSLTPDQIKNAGIEVGHPATAAVSGTLRLQGTVDVPPQSTVSVSFPLGGYLKRTDLLPGTHVRKGQVLGVLEDMQFIQLQQDYLLAKEKFAFAETEFKRQQELNASKASSDKVFQQAKAEMESQRISMQALARKLELIGIDPGHLHAGNISKSVNIYSPINGFVAKVNVNIGKYTSPTDVLFELVDPSDIHLALNVFEKDVNQLSIGQKVIAYTNEHPDKKYNAEILLISKSLDAERMATIHCHFKEFDASLLPGMFMNAEVVVSNMTALTVSEAAIVRWENRFYIFEDKGNNAFRMVQVTPGNVYEGQEQFTAPGITEATRVVTKNAYALLMKMKNSAEEE, from the coding sequence ATGCATAAATATCTTTTTATATCCACCCTTTTGCTGGCCGCCTGTGGTAGTCAGCAAACCAGCAAGGAACCGGCAGCAACGGAAGCGGTACCGGAAAACACCGACAGCAGTATGGTGAGTCTCACCCCTGATCAGATCAAAAATGCCGGTATTGAGGTGGGGCATCCGGCTACGGCGGCGGTAAGCGGTACCCTTCGTTTACAGGGTACAGTGGATGTTCCGCCACAAAGCACCGTCAGCGTGAGTTTTCCGCTCGGAGGTTATCTGAAGAGAACAGACCTGCTGCCAGGTACACATGTGCGCAAAGGACAGGTACTGGGCGTACTGGAAGATATGCAGTTCATCCAGCTGCAACAGGATTACCTGCTGGCAAAGGAAAAGTTTGCATTTGCGGAGACCGAATTCAAGCGTCAGCAGGAGCTGAATGCCAGTAAGGCAAGTAGTGATAAGGTATTCCAGCAGGCGAAAGCGGAAATGGAGAGTCAGCGGATCTCCATGCAGGCACTGGCCCGTAAACTGGAGCTGATCGGGATCGATCCTGGACACCTGCATGCGGGTAATATATCCAAGAGCGTGAACATCTACTCTCCTATTAATGGATTTGTGGCGAAGGTGAATGTCAATATCGGGAAGTATACTTCCCCTACCGATGTATTGTTCGAACTGGTGGACCCGAGTGATATACATCTGGCGCTGAATGTGTTTGAGAAAGATGTGAACCAGTTGTCTATCGGGCAGAAGGTGATCGCCTATACCAACGAACATCCCGACAAAAAATACAATGCAGAGATCCTGCTGATCAGTAAAAGCCTTGATGCGGAACGTATGGCCACCATACATTGTCATTTTAAGGAGTTTGATGCGTCGCTGCTGCCAGGCATGTTCATGAATGCAGAGGTGGTGGTCAGCAATATGACAGCCCTTACCGTGAGTGAGGCAGCTATCGTTCGCTGGGAAAACAGGTTCTATATATTTGAGGATAAAGGGAATAATGCTTTCCGTATGGTGCAGGTGACCCCTGGGAATGTATATGAGGGACAGGAGCAGTTCACCGCCCCGGGTATTACGGAGGCGACCCGTGTGGTAACCAAAAATGCATATGCATTGCTGATGAAAATGAAAAACAGTGCGGAGGAAGAATAG
- a CDS encoding CusA/CzcA family heavy metal efflux RND transporter produces MLDKIIQFSVRNKLVIGLFMLLWIIYGIFEVTRLPIDAVPDITNNQVQIITTAPALGAQDVERLITFPIEQAISNIPHLKESRSMSRFGLSLISVVFEDDADVYWARQQVTERLQQVDINENARKPELAPVSTGLGEIYQYVLRPEAGYEGKYSLADLRTIQDWLVRRQLLGTKGVADVSTFGGELKQYEVAINPYQLKSLGLTINDVFTALQTNNQNTGGAYIEKGPTVMYIRSEGLAGSIADIENIVVKNTSAGAPVLIRHVASVRMGAATRYGALNYNNTGEVTGAIVMMLKGENSSEVIKNVKARIAEIQKTLPDGLRIEPFLDRTKMVNNAIGTVEHNLLEGALIVIFVLVIFLGNLRAGLIVASVIPLSMLFAIIMMNTFGVSGNLMSLGALDFGLIVDGAVIIVEAILHHLHFSKKYEDINLLSQEEMNQEVTGSSSTMMNAAVFGQIIILIVYLPILSLQGIEGKMFKPMAETVAFAIMGAFILSLTYVPMISSMFISKKLTHKPNLSDRVMDKIEHVYQRALGKALRIRKALVAMAFGLFAIAVFLFTRMGGEFIPQLEEGDFAVETRLLIGTNLSTTITTFQQISGLLKDKFPEVEKIVSRIGSAEIPTDPMPIEGGDMIIVLKDKSEWTSAKSFQEMADKMSAVVQNAVPGVTMGFQFPVQMRFNELMTGAKQDVVCKVFGEDLAQLAKYADQIGNISKTVKGTADWYVEKVTGMPQVVIRYNRNEIAKYGLNINEINRTVNAAFAGAAAGQVYEGEKRFDLVVRVGNEGRRNIEDVRNLMVATTTGNQIPLYQVAAIDEIEGPNQIQRENAKRRITIGFNVRGRDVQSIVEELQQKINTKIKLEPGYTITYGGAFENLQQAKKRLSIAVPVSLLLIFVMLYFAFSSVKEGALIYTAIPLSAIGGVFALAVRGMPFSISAGVGFIALFGVAVLNGIVLISEFNRIKKEGLITDTLDLVMQGTRNRLRPVLMTAAVASLGFLPMALSDGAGAEVQRPLATVVIGGLLTATLLTLFVLPALYLLFEGKKKVAVNKAVMIGGILFLGIPAVQAQERPVALQEAINIAMSHNRQAAGARLNEKAEHIRQQTGADIAKTQFSVDYGQFNSIHNDNRFGITQSLSFPTVYGHQKKALKENYLAAQAHRQLMEQDVRTNVRRVYYDWIWLHEKQRLLQYADSIYRLFEEKANLRFRTGETNILEQTTAASHRQQIANQLEMLSSDIAVTVKQFNLLLGDSVVYTPSADSILLASAVAADTAFSQLPQIRGLQHESAAAQWRWRTEKSRLLPDFFVGYNNLSINGTQVVGGQDVYYNNSKRFNYVNAGVSIPLFFGAQKARAAAAQVDWQVARQRTEYALLQTQTEWQNAQTQLHKYTASLQYYQGKGLENAAAIITTADTQFIGGEINYLQWVILIDQAISIRNEYLDMLNNYNQSVIQVLKLQNI; encoded by the coding sequence ATGCTTGACAAGATCATTCAATTTTCAGTTCGCAATAAACTGGTGATTGGGCTATTCATGTTGCTATGGATCATCTATGGCATCTTTGAAGTGACCCGTTTGCCAATCGATGCCGTACCTGACATCACAAACAATCAGGTACAGATCATTACTACCGCCCCAGCTCTCGGCGCACAGGATGTGGAACGACTGATCACGTTTCCTATAGAACAGGCGATCAGTAATATTCCTCATCTTAAGGAAAGTCGTAGTATGTCCCGCTTCGGACTATCCCTGATCAGTGTTGTCTTTGAAGACGATGCGGACGTGTACTGGGCCCGGCAACAGGTTACAGAAAGGCTGCAGCAGGTAGATATCAATGAGAATGCCCGTAAACCGGAACTGGCCCCGGTATCCACCGGACTGGGAGAAATATACCAGTATGTGTTACGCCCGGAGGCCGGTTATGAAGGGAAGTATAGTCTGGCGGACCTCCGTACTATCCAGGACTGGCTGGTCAGAAGGCAGTTGCTCGGTACCAAAGGCGTAGCCGATGTATCTACCTTCGGTGGTGAACTGAAGCAATACGAAGTTGCGATCAATCCGTATCAGTTAAAGTCACTGGGACTGACCATCAATGATGTGTTCACCGCGTTACAGACCAACAACCAGAACACCGGCGGCGCCTACATTGAAAAGGGACCGACCGTGATGTACATCCGTAGTGAGGGACTGGCTGGTAGCATTGCCGATATTGAGAATATAGTTGTTAAAAATACATCTGCCGGCGCGCCTGTACTGATCAGGCATGTGGCTAGTGTGCGGATGGGTGCAGCGACCCGCTATGGTGCGCTGAACTATAATAATACCGGCGAAGTGACCGGGGCCATCGTCATGATGCTGAAAGGAGAGAATTCATCTGAGGTGATTAAAAATGTGAAAGCCCGTATCGCGGAGATCCAGAAAACCTTACCGGACGGATTACGTATAGAACCTTTTCTTGACCGTACTAAAATGGTGAACAATGCGATTGGTACGGTAGAGCATAATCTGCTGGAAGGAGCACTCATCGTCATCTTCGTACTGGTGATCTTCCTGGGCAACCTGCGTGCAGGACTGATCGTGGCTTCTGTGATCCCGTTATCGATGCTGTTTGCCATTATTATGATGAACACATTCGGCGTGAGTGGAAACCTGATGAGCCTTGGTGCGCTGGACTTCGGACTGATCGTCGATGGTGCTGTGATCATCGTGGAAGCGATCCTCCATCATCTCCATTTCTCGAAAAAATATGAGGATATCAACCTGTTATCACAGGAAGAAATGAACCAGGAAGTGACTGGGTCCTCTTCGACGATGATGAATGCTGCTGTCTTCGGACAGATCATCATCCTGATCGTATACCTACCTATCCTTTCCCTGCAAGGTATTGAAGGGAAGATGTTCAAACCCATGGCAGAGACCGTTGCCTTTGCCATTATGGGGGCATTTATCCTGTCGCTGACCTATGTACCGATGATCAGTTCGATGTTCATCAGTAAGAAACTGACACATAAGCCGAATCTCTCTGACCGGGTGATGGATAAGATCGAACATGTATATCAGCGGGCGCTGGGTAAAGCGTTACGTATCCGGAAGGCCCTGGTTGCGATGGCCTTCGGACTGTTTGCCATTGCGGTCTTCCTCTTTACCCGTATGGGCGGAGAGTTCATTCCACAACTGGAAGAAGGCGATTTTGCCGTGGAGACACGCCTGCTGATAGGCACGAACCTGAGCACGACGATCACGACTTTCCAGCAGATCTCCGGTTTGCTGAAAGATAAATTTCCTGAAGTAGAGAAGATCGTATCCCGTATCGGCAGTGCGGAAATTCCAACAGACCCGATGCCGATAGAAGGCGGAGATATGATCATTGTGCTGAAAGATAAATCTGAATGGACCAGTGCGAAAAGCTTTCAGGAGATGGCAGATAAGATGTCGGCCGTGGTACAGAATGCCGTTCCAGGTGTAACCATGGGCTTCCAGTTCCCGGTACAGATGCGTTTCAATGAACTCATGACCGGCGCCAAACAGGACGTGGTGTGTAAGGTATTTGGAGAAGACCTTGCACAGCTGGCGAAGTATGCGGATCAGATCGGTAATATCAGCAAGACAGTAAAAGGTACTGCTGACTGGTATGTAGAGAAGGTCACCGGCATGCCGCAGGTGGTAATACGGTATAACCGGAATGAAATAGCCAAATACGGGCTGAACATCAATGAGATCAACCGTACGGTGAATGCTGCGTTTGCAGGCGCTGCCGCCGGACAGGTCTATGAAGGAGAGAAACGATTTGACCTGGTGGTGAGAGTAGGCAATGAAGGACGCCGGAACATAGAAGATGTCCGGAACCTGATGGTGGCTACCACTACCGGTAATCAGATCCCTTTATACCAGGTGGCCGCCATTGATGAAATTGAAGGGCCGAATCAGATCCAGCGGGAGAATGCCAAACGCCGTATTACAATAGGCTTCAACGTGAGAGGACGCGACGTACAATCGATCGTTGAAGAGTTACAACAAAAGATCAACACTAAAATCAAGCTGGAACCGGGGTACACTATTACCTATGGCGGTGCTTTTGAGAACCTGCAACAGGCGAAGAAGCGCCTGAGTATTGCTGTACCGGTGTCCCTGCTGCTCATATTTGTGATGTTATACTTTGCTTTTTCTTCTGTCAAAGAAGGAGCGCTGATCTATACAGCGATCCCGTTATCCGCTATTGGTGGTGTCTTTGCACTCGCCGTGCGGGGCATGCCTTTCAGTATCTCTGCCGGTGTAGGTTTCATTGCGCTGTTTGGCGTAGCGGTATTGAACGGTATCGTACTGATATCGGAGTTCAACCGTATTAAGAAGGAAGGGCTGATAACCGACACGCTGGACCTCGTGATGCAGGGCACACGTAACCGTCTGCGCCCTGTACTGATGACGGCAGCGGTGGCCTCACTCGGCTTCCTGCCAATGGCACTGAGTGATGGTGCAGGCGCGGAAGTACAACGTCCACTGGCGACAGTTGTGATCGGAGGACTGTTGACCGCTACACTGCTGACATTATTTGTATTACCGGCATTATACCTGTTATTCGAGGGAAAGAAAAAGGTAGCTGTTAATAAAGCAGTGATGATTGGCGGCATACTGTTCCTGGGCATTCCGGCAGTACAGGCACAGGAGCGTCCGGTAGCATTACAGGAAGCGATCAATATTGCGATGAGCCATAACCGGCAGGCAGCAGGCGCAAGACTGAATGAAAAGGCGGAGCACATCCGTCAGCAGACAGGCGCAGACATTGCCAAAACGCAGTTCAGCGTTGACTACGGACAATTCAACAGCATCCATAATGACAACCGTTTCGGCATTACGCAGTCACTGAGTTTCCCGACGGTGTATGGACATCAGAAAAAGGCGCTGAAAGAAAACTATCTGGCTGCTCAGGCACATCGACAACTGATGGAACAGGATGTGCGGACAAATGTACGCAGGGTCTACTACGACTGGATATGGCTGCATGAGAAGCAGCGGTTGTTACAGTATGCGGACAGTATCTACCGGTTATTCGAAGAAAAAGCAAATCTGCGGTTCAGGACCGGGGAGACAAACATACTCGAACAGACAACGGCGGCTTCTCACCGGCAACAGATCGCCAATCAGCTGGAGATGTTGTCTTCAGATATAGCGGTCACAGTGAAACAGTTCAATTTGTTACTGGGGGACAGTGTGGTGTACACACCATCGGCGGACAGTATCCTGCTGGCATCCGCAGTCGCAGCCGATACCGCCTTCAGTCAGTTACCACAGATACGGGGGCTGCAACATGAGTCAGCAGCTGCGCAGTGGCGCTGGCGTACAGAGAAGTCCAGGTTATTACCTGACTTCTTTGTCGGCTACAACAACCTTAGTATCAACGGCACCCAGGTAGTAGGCGGACAAGACGTCTATTATAACAACAGTAAACGCTTTAACTATGTGAATGCGGGCGTGAGCATCCCGTTGTTCTTTGGTGCACAGAAAGCACGGGCAGCGGCAGCACAGGTGGACTGGCAGGTGGCGCGTCAGCGTACGGAATATGCCCTGTTACAAACACAGACGGAGTGGCAGAACGCACAGACACAGCTGCATAAGTATACGGCGAGCCTGCAATACTACCAGGGTAAGGGACTCGAAAATGCGGCAGCCATCATCACTACAGCAGATACACAATTTATTGGCGGCGAGATCAACTACCTGCAATGGGTGATACTGATAGATCAGGCCATCAGCATCAGGAATGAATATCTCGATATGCTGAACAACTATAATCAATCCGTCATTCAGGTACTGAAATTGCAAAATATCTAA